Proteins found in one Clostridium kluyveri DSM 555 genomic segment:
- a CDS encoding decaprenyl-phosphate phosphoribosyltransferase, whose amino-acid sequence MAAVIELMRPKQWIKNFFIFAAIIFSGNFLKLELLKNNLFTYVLFCVGSSVVYILNDIVDIEKDRCHPDKKNRPLPSGRVSKNTAFILASILFVLVLCFSYILLDIKVVFIILLYIIVNVCYTFKLKNVVIIDVMTIALGFVLRVESGSIATGAEVSPWLFLCTVLLSLFLALNKRKSELTVLKDRSSSSRMILAKYSVENINKMLTIVNPSILMAYCLYTFGSIQSDTMIFTIPFVLYGIFRYEYLMDRKNIGGKPEDVFEKDIPFLINILLWIGAVIIIIYLKL is encoded by the coding sequence ATGGCAGCAGTAATTGAATTAATGAGACCTAAACAGTGGATTAAGAATTTTTTTATATTTGCAGCAATCATATTCTCGGGAAATTTTTTAAAATTAGAATTATTAAAGAATAATTTGTTTACATATGTTCTATTTTGTGTAGGGTCTTCTGTAGTTTATATATTAAATGATATAGTGGATATTGAAAAAGATAGATGCCATCCTGATAAAAAGAATAGACCTCTTCCAAGTGGTCGTGTGTCTAAAAATACAGCTTTTATTTTAGCTAGCATATTATTTGTTCTAGTATTATGTTTTTCATATATTTTATTAGATATAAAAGTTGTATTTATAATATTATTATATATTATAGTAAATGTATGCTATACTTTTAAACTTAAAAATGTAGTTATAATAGATGTTATGACTATTGCTCTTGGATTCGTGCTTAGAGTTGAAAGTGGAAGTATCGCTACAGGAGCAGAGGTATCACCTTGGCTGTTTTTATGTACAGTGCTTTTATCTTTATTTTTGGCTCTTAACAAGAGAAAAAGTGAACTTACGGTTTTAAAAGATAGAAGTAGTTCTTCAAGAATGATACTGGCAAAGTACTCTGTTGAGAATATTAATAAAATGCTTACTATAGTAAATCCATCTATATTGATGGCCTACTGTTTATATACCTTTGGCTCCATACAAAGTGATACAATGATATTTACAATACCTTTTGTTTTATATGGTATATTTAGATATGAATATTTAATGGACAGAAAAAATATAGGGGGTAAACCAGAAGACGTATTTGAAAAAGATATACCTTTTTTAATTAATATATTATTGTGGATTGGAGCTGTTATAATTATAATATACTTAAAACTATAG